A genome region from Candidatus Zixiibacteriota bacterium includes the following:
- a CDS encoding XRE family transcriptional regulator: protein MTNGLESKKSVIIGAQLKRARDLLQLTPEDIAEEINVKPQDIINWEKEQSRPTLKQLEDLAALYGREIDYFLRETPHPPEKIEFRGKSGQTLRNLSKETKIVLARFDELCRTVFEFENLLNKRREVKLPHFDKADTPKAIAQSIRRIFDAGNKPLPDLRNLLENKGILIFELPVPDDAFSGFSFWHSVYGPCILLNAKELKGRRNFTLAHELCHLLYSHGSSLCYVHLQFGQPSGGLEYKANQMAIELFLPEGGIREDFEKRNLSRNPSEKQLAQMASKWGVSIQALGYRLEHLNLIKSGLTDRIMESKPKYFRRPKTPSWERQLGKRFVDTTIEAYKKGHISYGKVADALKIPIRKAMELVEQRES, encoded by the coding sequence ATGACTAATGGTTTAGAATCTAAAAAAAGTGTTATTATTGGGGCTCAGTTGAAAAGAGCAAGGGATCTACTGCAGCTGACACCGGAAGACATAGCAGAAGAGATAAACGTTAAACCGCAGGATATAATCAATTGGGAAAAAGAGCAGTCAAGACCTACTTTGAAACAGCTTGAAGATTTGGCTGCACTTTATGGCAGAGAGATAGATTATTTCTTAAGAGAAACTCCTCATCCACCAGAAAAAATAGAATTTCGTGGAAAATCTGGACAAACTCTGAGAAATTTATCCAAAGAAACAAAAATTGTGCTGGCAAGATTTGACGAATTATGTCGAACAGTCTTCGAATTTGAAAATCTACTAAATAAGAGAAGGGAAGTTAAACTTCCGCACTTCGATAAAGCAGACACGCCGAAGGCAATTGCTCAAAGTATTAGGAGAATCTTTGATGCGGGGAATAAACCTTTGCCTGATTTGAGAAACTTATTAGAAAATAAGGGAATTCTTATCTTTGAGTTACCTGTTCCAGATGACGCTTTCTCTGGTTTTTCATTCTGGCATTCCGTGTACGGCCCATGTATTTTACTCAATGCTAAAGAACTAAAAGGAAGAAGAAATTTCACTTTAGCTCATGAGCTGTGTCATCTTCTTTATAGCCATGGGTCATCTCTTTGCTATGTTCACTTACAATTTGGACAACCTTCTGGGGGCTTAGAATATAAAGCCAACCAGATGGCAATAGAATTATTTCTACCTGAAGGAGGGATAAGGGAAGATTTTGAAAAACGAAATCTTTCAAGAAATCCATCAGAAAAACAATTAGCTCAAATGGCTTCAAAATGGGGTGTTAGCATTCAAGCACTGGGATATAGATTAGAGCATCTAAATCTAATAAAGAGTGGACTAACAGATAGAATTATGGAAAGTAAACCCAAATACTTTCGGCGTCCCAAGACCCCATCATGGGAAAGGCAACTTGGCAAGCGATTTGTGGACACTACTATTGAGGCTTATAAGAAAGGACACATTTCTTATGGAAAAGTTGCCGACGCTTTGAAGATCCCCATAAGAAAAGCCATGGAATTAGTTGAACAAAGAGAGAGCTAA